One genomic window of Candidatus Nanohalobium constans includes the following:
- a CDS encoding AbrB/MazE/SpoVT family DNA-binding domain-containing protein, giving the protein MTTTADNGRVYIPKEMREKFGEKFHIIDRGDKIMLVPVSDDPLEALREEFEGTDKSVEELKKGALETAMEEAGR; this is encoded by the coding sequence ATGACTACTACTGCAGATAATGGTAGAGTATACATTCCCAAGGAGATGAGGGAGAAGTTCGGTGAGAAGTTCCATATTATAGATAGAGGGGATAAGATAATGCTGGTCCCTGTCTCTGATGATCCTCTTGAGGCACTAAGAGAAGAGTTTGAAGGCACTGATAAGTCTGTAGAAGAGCTTAAGAAAGGTGCTTTAGAGACTGCTATGGAAGAGGCAGGCCGATAG
- a CDS encoding antitoxin VapB family protein — protein sequence MTTVTISEDTHRKLKKLKEKEKISSFDELLDNIAEEKLDIPSSEEMFGSMEIEDKEEIRDHDDRADRYE from the coding sequence ATGACTACTGTTACTATCAGCGAAGATACCCATAGAAAGTTGAAGAAGTTGAAGGAGAAAGAAAAAATCAGCTCTTTTGACGAACTTCTGGATAATATTGCAGAGGAGAAACTGGACATACCTTCATCCGAAGAGATGTTCGGCTCCATGGAAATTGAAGACAAAGAAGAGATTAGAGATCACGACGACAGAGCCGATAGATATGAGTGA
- a CDS encoding PIN domain-containing protein has product MSEYLLDTWAWIEFYIGSEKGKEIYQKIEEAKCYTSIVSLAEMSDNYQSGNLKSDNKWSEIRGFVESKTEVVTLTPEICGNAGKIKQQEREKFSDFGLMDAIILSTARKNDLELITGDKHLKDKERAKKLE; this is encoded by the coding sequence ATGAGTGAATACTTGCTTGACACATGGGCGTGGATAGAGTTCTACATCGGAAGCGAGAAAGGGAAAGAAATTTACCAGAAAATAGAGGAAGCGAAGTGTTACACCTCAATAGTATCCTTAGCGGAAATGTCTGACAATTACCAGTCAGGAAACCTAAAATCAGACAATAAATGGAGCGAAATTAGAGGCTTTGTAGAGTCTAAAACAGAAGTAGTGACTTTAACGCCCGAAATATGCGGAAATGCAGGAAAAATAAAACAGCAAGAAAGAGAAAAATTCTCAGACTTCGGACTAATGGATGCAATAATACTGTCAACCGCCAGAAAAAACGACCTAGAATTAATTACAGGAGACAAACACCTAAAAGATAAAGAAAGAGCAAAAAAGTTAGAATAA
- a CDS encoding helix-turn-helix domain-containing protein, whose protein sequence is MSKVSAEELYRLYHDEDLSQRQIGEKLGVTQSSVSKWMSEYDIKSDIADPWSEEEKRILRENYPGDKSEISELLPERSWNAIKLKAMDLGLARNQEEYRNSEEVAEKCRKLAEENEIDVKFGQTESLSYILGVIDGDGFHDNNGTIGLEVKDSEFAEKFVENLKALGLNPNTGQKEGKDAVWASSQVLAEWLQNLENKVDWLFEEGKAWKYIEGQYDSDGNLHPCGSPRICSYDEQEKKMVQQILQNLNVECNIQQNNVWVAKSSSNRFFDNVNPVLDRRKQ, encoded by the coding sequence ATGTCTAAGGTAAGCGCTGAAGAGCTTTACAGGTTATACCACGATGAGGATTTGAGTCAAAGACAGATTGGTGAAAAATTAGGAGTTACACAGTCTTCTGTCTCTAAATGGATGAGCGAATATGATATTAAGTCGGATATCGCTGACCCGTGGTCAGAAGAAGAAAAGCGGATATTGAGGGAAAATTATCCTGGAGATAAATCCGAGATTTCAGAATTACTTCCAGAGAGAAGTTGGAATGCCATAAAGCTCAAGGCAATGGATCTAGGTTTAGCAAGAAACCAAGAAGAATACAGGAATAGTGAAGAGGTCGCTGAGAAATGCAGAAAACTTGCCGAAGAAAATGAAATTGATGTCAAATTCGGGCAAACTGAATCTTTATCTTATATTCTAGGAGTTATTGATGGAGATGGATTTCATGATAATAACGGCACAATAGGGCTTGAAGTCAAAGATTCAGAATTTGCTGAAAAATTTGTAGAAAACCTGAAAGCCTTAGGTCTAAATCCTAATACAGGACAGAAAGAAGGCAAAGACGCTGTTTGGGCATCATCACAAGTACTTGCTGAATGGCTACAAAATTTGGAAAATAAAGTGGATTGGCTTTTTGAAGAAGGGAAGGCCTGGAAATATATCGAAGGACAATACGATTCAGATGGAAATCTTCATCCTTGCGGGTCGCCCAGAATCTGCTCCTATGATGAACAAGAGAAGAAAATGGTGCAGCAAATACTTCAAAATCTCAATGTAGAATGTAACATACAGCAAAATAATGTATGGGTAGCAAAATCAAGTTCAAACAGATTTTTCGATAATGTAAATCCTGTCTTGGATAGAAGAAAGCAATAA
- a CDS encoding phosphoadenosine phosphosulfate reductase family protein: MEAPVTRDEIENAPIKAKIRAGEEVVKQALEEYDTDNVVIGFTGGKDSTLTAWLVKRVCEEHGFDKPKFMFVDHGQHFDELEDYVERLADNWGFEVMTAKNEDLIEKADQPGDKVPVAELNDRNQEAAEEVGDYEEVPWLMDTEAGNHLLKTVPMHELLENHNIEAVINGVRWDEHESRGDEDFYSPRSDPDHIRVHPILQLDERDVWDVSWFHMVPDITGVEINSYPETEEDLPEGLNKDDVPISPKYWAGFRSLGSEVSTDKSDEIPAWLQDVENTKERAGRAQNKDDKEIMDKLRKLGYMAVPIAAAGSKVPLMASGTF, translated from the coding sequence ATGGAAGCACCTGTAACACGAGACGAAATTGAGAACGCACCGATAAAAGCTAAAATCAGAGCAGGAGAAGAAGTCGTCAAACAAGCACTAGAAGAATACGACACCGACAATGTAGTAATCGGATTCACAGGGGGGAAAGACTCCACACTGACAGCATGGCTTGTCAAAAGAGTCTGCGAAGAACACGGCTTCGACAAACCCAAGTTCATGTTCGTAGACCACGGACAACACTTCGACGAACTCGAAGACTATGTCGAAAGACTAGCCGACAACTGGGGATTCGAAGTAATGACGGCCAAAAACGAAGACCTAATAGAAAAAGCAGACCAACCAGGAGACAAAGTACCTGTGGCAGAACTCAACGACAGAAATCAGGAAGCAGCTGAAGAAGTAGGAGACTACGAAGAAGTACCATGGCTCATGGATACAGAAGCAGGAAACCACCTTCTCAAAACAGTTCCAATGCACGAACTGCTTGAAAACCACAATATTGAAGCAGTGATCAACGGAGTAAGATGGGACGAACACGAAAGTAGAGGTGACGAAGACTTCTACAGTCCAAGAAGCGACCCAGACCACATCAGAGTACACCCCATCCTACAACTAGACGAAAGAGATGTATGGGATGTATCCTGGTTCCACATGGTGCCAGACATCACAGGAGTAGAAATCAACAGCTACCCGGAAACAGAAGAAGATCTGCCGGAAGGACTCAACAAAGACGATGTACCGATTTCACCAAAGTACTGGGCAGGATTCAGAAGCCTAGGAAGCGAAGTATCCACAGACAAAAGCGATGAAATCCCTGCATGGCTACAAGATGTAGAAAACACCAAAGAAAGAGCAGGAAGAGCCCAAAACAAAGACGACAAGGAGATTATGGATAAATTGAGAAAATTGGGGTACATGGCCGTTCCTATTGCGGCAGCAGGGTCTAAAGTTCCTTTGATGGCTTCGGGAACATTCTAA
- a CDS encoding flippase has product MGDADQKALNALAKGAGVTAIGMGISKVLTYLYRVSIARFVGPEAYGQLSTALMVVGIASTVAYLALGSGLKKFIPEFRSRDDFASIKGIVISALQLTVPVSIIIFLAVFFGAEFIAVTIFENPKLVPLIKILSFTIPAGTLSRLFFDTTLGFNKIIYKTGTVRIFQNIVQLGTTLILLLMGFKVVSAAYGWLLGTVVAAILGFYFMEKKVGPILFSKTKPSYHRKKLLRFSTPLLLSGIIGTLLGWADTGLLQYFMEDLEVGLYNAALPTAILILLPHKAIGSLAITSFSELKERDKESVESSIQRATYWVFSLVFPTFLIMLLFSDKILQILWGSEYTQASIALSILATGYLIDALVGRVGSLLQSEGHTKYILYNNTAALTLNIILNIILIPPYGIAGAAIATATSTILTNVLMYIEVRKKEGINSIPHKKISKIVLTGLIPLSIIITLDTILFTNTPYWFLIPAGTTYITTYILLFLKTIGLGEEEKEVFLRIGEITGTKDKVKKILATIERRI; this is encoded by the coding sequence ATGGGAGATGCCGATCAAAAAGCATTGAACGCACTGGCAAAGGGTGCTGGCGTGACTGCGATAGGGATGGGTATTTCCAAGGTATTGACTTATCTTTACCGGGTTTCAATTGCCCGTTTTGTTGGTCCTGAGGCGTACGGTCAGTTGTCAACTGCTTTGATGGTTGTCGGTATTGCAAGCACTGTCGCCTACCTGGCTCTGGGCTCAGGTTTGAAGAAGTTTATACCAGAATTCAGAAGTAGAGATGATTTTGCAAGTATTAAGGGCATAGTTATCAGTGCACTCCAGTTAACCGTTCCTGTATCTATAATCATTTTCCTGGCAGTGTTCTTCGGAGCAGAGTTCATCGCTGTAACTATTTTTGAAAACCCGAAACTAGTTCCTCTCATAAAGATTCTATCGTTCACTATACCTGCAGGAACCCTTTCCAGACTCTTCTTCGATACAACACTGGGATTCAACAAGATAATTTACAAGACCGGGACAGTCAGGATATTTCAAAACATTGTTCAGCTTGGGACAACCCTGATACTTCTTTTAATGGGTTTTAAAGTAGTGAGTGCTGCTTATGGCTGGTTACTGGGAACCGTAGTTGCTGCCATTCTCGGTTTCTACTTTATGGAGAAAAAAGTAGGTCCAATACTTTTCTCCAAGACTAAACCCTCCTATCACCGAAAAAAGCTGCTCAGATTTTCCACCCCACTGCTACTCTCAGGAATAATAGGAACACTGCTCGGCTGGGCAGACACAGGACTGCTACAATACTTCATGGAAGACCTTGAAGTAGGACTGTACAACGCAGCCCTGCCTACCGCCATACTGATACTTCTGCCTCACAAAGCAATTGGAAGCCTGGCAATCACTTCATTCTCCGAGCTAAAGGAAAGAGACAAAGAAAGCGTAGAGAGCTCCATACAAAGAGCCACATACTGGGTTTTCTCACTTGTATTCCCTACCTTCCTCATAATGCTCCTATTCTCAGACAAAATACTGCAAATACTCTGGGGATCAGAATACACACAAGCCTCAATAGCACTCTCAATTCTAGCAACAGGATACCTAATAGACGCCCTAGTAGGCAGAGTAGGAAGCCTCCTCCAATCAGAAGGACACACAAAATACATACTATACAACAACACAGCAGCACTAACACTCAACATCATACTCAACATCATACTAATACCTCCATACGGAATAGCTGGAGCAGCAATCGCCACAGCAACCTCCACCATACTAACCAACGTATTAATGTACATCGAAGTCCGGAAAAAAGAAGGAATAAACAGCATACCCCACAAAAAAATCTCAAAAATAGTACTAACCGGACTAATACCACTATCAATCATAATAACACTAGACACAATACTCTTCACAAACACACCATACTGGTTCCTGATCCCAGCAGGAACAACCTACATTACAACCTACATCCTCCTATTCCTCAAAACAATAGGACTTGGAGAAGAAGAAAAAGAAGTATTTCTCAGGATAGGAGAGATCACAGGAACAAAAGATAAGGTTAAAAAAATACTGGCAACCATAGAGAGAAGAATTTAA
- a CDS encoding sugar phosphate nucleotidyltransferase, with protein sequence MKGLIPAAGKGTRMEPFTNAYPKELLPVGEKAVIEHCIEDMKEAGIEEIVIVVGWKQHAILDYLGSGDDYGVQLTYVVQDDRNGLAGAVKAGEHVINDEHFAVVLGDNYVDDKKAMNELVKFHKHNSMDATIGAFKPDDVTSYGVLEPGDDNLVEGMVEKPSADEAPSDLCISGMYVFGPQIFEAIDNIEKGKGDEYQLTDAIDLMRENGYKVGYDEIQGSRIDVGTPERLREANREYDLRD encoded by the coding sequence ATGAAAGGATTGATTCCGGCAGCTGGGAAAGGCACTAGAATGGAGCCGTTCACGAACGCTTATCCGAAGGAACTTCTTCCTGTAGGGGAAAAAGCAGTGATCGAACACTGTATTGAGGATATGAAGGAAGCAGGTATTGAAGAAATTGTAATTGTGGTTGGCTGGAAACAGCACGCAATCCTAGACTACTTAGGATCTGGTGATGATTACGGCGTACAGTTGACTTATGTGGTTCAGGATGACAGAAATGGTCTAGCTGGAGCAGTAAAAGCTGGAGAACATGTAATCAATGATGAACATTTTGCAGTGGTTCTGGGAGACAACTATGTTGATGATAAGAAGGCTATGAATGAGCTGGTCAAGTTCCACAAACACAACAGCATGGACGCAACCATCGGAGCTTTCAAGCCAGATGATGTGACTTCTTATGGCGTCCTAGAACCTGGAGATGATAACTTGGTGGAGGGAATGGTTGAGAAGCCGTCTGCTGATGAAGCACCTTCTGATCTGTGTATCTCAGGTATGTATGTCTTCGGACCTCAAATCTTCGAGGCTATAGATAATATAGAGAAGGGTAAAGGCGATGAGTACCAATTAACCGACGCAATAGACTTGATGAGAGAAAATGGTTACAAAGTGGGATATGATGAAATCCAAGGTTCACGAATAGATGTTGGAACTCCAGAAAGACTGAGAGAAGCCAACAGAGAGTATGATTTAAGGGATTAA
- a CDS encoding UDP-glucose dehydrogenase family protein gives MHISVVGTGYVGLPAGTGLASRGNQVTCIDIDEEKVEKINNGDCPIYEEDLPELLEEMVSQGKLSATTNTAEAVADSDITFLAVGTPMNNDGSINLEYIKQAAEDAAEGIKEKDGYHVFVVKSTVVPTTTEEEIIPILEVVSGKKAGEDFGVCMNPEFLREGTALNDFLEPDRIVIGELDEKSGDTLEKVYSEFDAPIMRTSLKAAELIKYASNSLLATKISFINEIGNLCKELGIDVYEVADGVGMDHRVKRDFLDSGAGFGGSCFPKDVRALASFMEDQGEEPRILEDTISVNEDQKTKLVEQLEDHYPDLSGKKIAVLGLSFKPGTDDIRQSPAIDIISELKELGAQIKAYDPKAIENMKEKHPDVEYTSSYEEALEDTDAGLIVTDWDEFNAIDRGDLQTMNKALLLEGRRMSYDVDEENREGITWP, from the coding sequence ATGCACATCTCAGTCGTAGGAACAGGCTATGTCGGTTTGCCGGCAGGAACAGGATTGGCATCCAGAGGAAACCAAGTCACATGTATAGATATAGACGAAGAAAAAGTAGAGAAGATCAACAATGGAGACTGTCCAATCTACGAAGAAGATCTTCCAGAATTACTTGAAGAGATGGTTTCTCAAGGAAAACTTTCTGCTACTACAAACACTGCTGAAGCTGTAGCCGACTCAGATATTACTTTTCTGGCTGTCGGAACGCCGATGAACAATGATGGAAGCATAAATCTAGAGTATATTAAACAGGCTGCTGAAGACGCAGCAGAAGGAATAAAGGAAAAAGACGGATACCACGTATTCGTCGTTAAATCTACTGTAGTTCCTACAACGACCGAAGAAGAAATAATCCCTATACTAGAAGTAGTTTCCGGCAAAAAAGCCGGTGAAGACTTCGGGGTATGCATGAACCCGGAATTCCTGAGAGAAGGAACCGCACTAAACGACTTCCTAGAACCAGACAGAATAGTAATCGGCGAACTAGATGAGAAATCCGGAGACACACTGGAGAAAGTATACTCGGAATTTGATGCACCAATTATGAGAACTTCTCTGAAGGCGGCCGAACTGATTAAATATGCTTCCAACTCTCTGCTAGCAACTAAAATTTCATTTATCAACGAGATCGGCAACCTGTGTAAAGAACTTGGTATAGATGTCTACGAAGTAGCAGACGGAGTTGGAATGGATCACAGAGTCAAAAGAGACTTCCTAGACTCGGGGGCCGGCTTCGGCGGGAGTTGTTTCCCAAAAGATGTGAGAGCACTTGCTTCATTTATGGAAGATCAAGGAGAAGAACCACGTATACTTGAAGATACAATCTCCGTCAACGAAGACCAGAAAACCAAACTAGTCGAACAGCTCGAAGACCACTACCCTGACCTCTCAGGAAAGAAGATCGCAGTATTAGGCCTCTCATTTAAGCCTGGGACTGATGATATCAGACAAAGTCCAGCAATCGATATCATCTCAGAACTGAAAGAACTCGGAGCACAAATCAAGGCCTATGATCCAAAAGCGATCGAAAACATGAAAGAAAAACATCCGGATGTAGAATACACCTCCAGCTACGAAGAAGCTCTGGAAGATACAGACGCAGGTCTCATAGTAACAGACTGGGACGAATTCAACGCCATCGATCGTGGAGACCTACAGACCATGAACAAAGCCTTACTGCTTGAAGGTCGCAGAATGAGCTACGATGTAGATGAAGAAAACAGAGAGGGTATTACATGGCCATGA